The following are encoded together in the Capsulimonas corticalis genome:
- a CDS encoding family 43 glycosylhydrolase: MTGVYKRKQRFLTMRLTAFGALTLLAAPWSAHAQSPASFTYQNPMPRGVVDGLRDPYIVNVDGVWYMTGTAKPFFQFQYATLGANPGVPLYSSTDLKTWTYRGIIVPRVQGSWYQDNFWAPEIHVKSVNGVRRFYCTFNGDNADQNSPEGVGLAVANNITGPYTVLTPNAPLTYGNDGGIFTDSDGNDYLFIAGISAMPIDLANARVTGAAWPVLGPSPTPQWDGGTGVGVEDPDVIKIGATYYCFYSSWGCGYGAGYATATNIHGPWTKYAANPIYGAQNPAACAASGAAYTQAPNVPYREIGGGAPFVGPDGRWWLSAHFALINPDPATTQYWGWEQPGFDPLPFQNGAFLPQTPSWTAQSVPLPLTSGLYALTNAASGFALDDTNWATTAGNLIELWDAWYGPPQQWRFTLQPDGSYTLTSSLANMNIDDPNGLNTWGQHLQLWYPNGATAQNWLLSPQADGAYTLNNVAAGLALDDPNGLGPHGTLVQLWPANGAPAQEWRLTRQ; the protein is encoded by the coding sequence ATGACAGGCGTCTACAAAAGAAAACAACGCTTCTTAACGATGAGGCTAACGGCCTTCGGCGCGCTGACCCTCCTGGCCGCTCCCTGGTCGGCGCACGCCCAATCTCCCGCCTCGTTCACTTACCAAAATCCGATGCCGCGCGGCGTGGTGGATGGGCTGCGCGATCCTTACATCGTCAATGTCGACGGCGTCTGGTATATGACCGGCACCGCAAAGCCATTCTTCCAATTTCAATACGCCACGCTTGGCGCCAACCCCGGAGTGCCGCTTTACTCCTCCACGGATCTGAAGACCTGGACCTATCGGGGGATCATCGTGCCGCGCGTCCAAGGATCCTGGTATCAGGATAACTTCTGGGCGCCGGAGATCCACGTCAAATCCGTCAACGGCGTCCGGCGCTTCTACTGTACATTCAATGGCGACAACGCCGATCAGAATAGTCCGGAGGGCGTCGGGCTGGCGGTCGCTAATAATATCACCGGCCCCTATACGGTGCTTACGCCCAACGCGCCGCTGACGTACGGCAACGATGGCGGCATCTTCACCGACAGCGACGGCAATGACTATCTCTTCATTGCCGGTATCTCCGCCATGCCCATCGATCTCGCGAACGCACGCGTCACAGGCGCGGCGTGGCCGGTGCTCGGTCCCAGTCCAACGCCGCAGTGGGATGGCGGAACGGGCGTCGGCGTGGAGGACCCGGACGTCATCAAGATCGGCGCGACTTACTACTGCTTCTATTCGTCCTGGGGCTGCGGTTACGGAGCGGGGTACGCCACGGCCACCAATATCCACGGACCATGGACCAAGTACGCCGCCAACCCTATCTACGGAGCGCAGAATCCGGCGGCCTGTGCGGCCTCGGGCGCGGCCTATACCCAGGCCCCCAATGTGCCTTACCGAGAGATCGGAGGCGGCGCGCCGTTTGTCGGACCCGATGGGCGATGGTGGCTGAGCGCTCACTTCGCCCTGATCAATCCGGACCCGGCCACCACACAATACTGGGGCTGGGAGCAGCCCGGATTCGATCCGCTGCCCTTCCAAAACGGGGCGTTCCTGCCGCAAACGCCAAGCTGGACAGCGCAGTCCGTCCCCCTGCCGCTCACATCGGGCTTGTACGCTCTCACCAACGCAGCGTCAGGCTTCGCCTTGGACGATACGAACTGGGCGACAACCGCCGGCAACCTGATTGAACTCTGGGACGCCTGGTACGGACCGCCGCAGCAATGGCGCTTCACGCTTCAGCCCGACGGATCCTACACGCTGACAAGCAGTCTGGCGAATATGAACATCGACGATCCTAACGGCCTGAACACCTGGGGACAGCATCTCCAGCTCTGGTATCCCAACGGCGCGACCGCACAGAACTGGCTTCTCTCGCCGCAAGCGGACGGCGCTTATACCCTGAACAACGTCGCGGCGGGCCTCGCCCTGGACGATCCGAATGGATTAGGACCGCATGGAACCCTCGTGCAGCTGTGGCCGGCGAATGGCGCGCCCGCGCAGGAATGGCGACTGACCAGACAGTAG
- a CDS encoding double zinc ribbon domain-containing protein, translating to MAVIKFVQNYNDLSTDQGYQFRFHCDHCGNGYESTYQPNKMGMAGDLLRAAGGLFGGLLGSVGNSTYEIQRAVGGPAHDKALQEAVNEISPLFSQCRRCGQWRCKDVCWNDQKGLCKSCAPLLAEEIASAQATAARDQVYTKAQETDQTQGANLSVQATATCPHCAAPSGTGKFCAECGGVLAATLNCVSCSAEIPSSAKFCPECGSRPRG from the coding sequence ATGGCTGTGATCAAATTCGTCCAGAACTACAACGACCTCTCGACCGATCAGGGATATCAGTTCCGATTCCACTGCGACCACTGCGGCAACGGATATGAATCCACTTACCAGCCGAACAAAATGGGCATGGCCGGCGACTTACTGCGCGCGGCGGGCGGCTTGTTTGGCGGACTGCTCGGCAGTGTCGGAAACTCGACTTATGAAATCCAGCGCGCCGTCGGCGGCCCCGCGCATGACAAAGCGCTGCAGGAAGCCGTGAATGAGATCAGCCCGCTATTCAGCCAGTGCCGACGCTGTGGACAATGGCGCTGCAAGGATGTCTGCTGGAACGATCAAAAGGGGCTCTGCAAGAGCTGTGCGCCGCTGCTGGCCGAAGAGATCGCGAGCGCTCAGGCCACCGCCGCGCGCGACCAGGTTTACACCAAAGCGCAGGAGACCGATCAGACACAGGGCGCGAACCTGTCCGTTCAGGCGACCGCCACTTGTCCGCACTGCGCCGCGCCTTCCGGGACCGGCAAGTTCTGCGCCGAATGCGGCGGCGTCCTCGCCGCCACCCTCAATTGCGTTTCCTGTTCGGCCGAAATCCCGTCGTCCGCAAAGTTCTGCCCGGAATGCGGCTCCCGCCCGCGCGGATAG
- a CDS encoding cytochrome-c peroxidase, with protein MKKSTGAILLLTTLAICALLVSCFFSDSGRKENRADAAPLMLPAAHILEESIQPIPLTVNLDPNKVALGQQLFHDGRLSHDNTIACANCHSLAKGGTDQMVHSTGIGGAQGGINSPSVLNSGGNFVQFWNGRAATLEDQVNGPTHNPKEMGSNWPEIIGKLSKDDKYPALFAKLYPDGVQPQNVRDAIATFERSLTTPNSRFDKYLRGDDAVLTTQEKHGYRLFKEFGCVSCHQGQNLGGNMYQQFGVMANYFKERGTPETDDDQGRFTVTKREQDRHVFRVPSLRNVELTAPYFHDGTATTLPQAVEIMAKYQLGRPLAPEDLVDIVKFLQTLSGDQKGN; from the coding sequence ATGAAAAAATCTACCGGAGCAATCCTACTCCTGACGACACTGGCGATCTGCGCGCTGCTGGTGTCCTGCTTCTTCTCCGATTCCGGACGCAAAGAGAACCGCGCGGACGCCGCGCCGCTGATGCTGCCGGCGGCGCACATCTTGGAAGAATCGATTCAACCCATTCCCCTCACGGTAAACCTCGATCCAAACAAAGTCGCTCTCGGGCAGCAGCTATTCCATGACGGGCGCCTCTCCCACGACAACACCATTGCCTGCGCCAATTGCCACAGCCTGGCCAAAGGCGGCACGGATCAGATGGTTCACTCGACCGGGATCGGCGGCGCTCAGGGCGGCATCAACTCGCCCAGCGTCCTCAACAGCGGCGGCAACTTCGTGCAGTTCTGGAACGGACGCGCGGCCACGCTCGAAGATCAGGTCAACGGCCCGACCCATAACCCCAAGGAAATGGGATCGAACTGGCCGGAGATCATCGGCAAGCTGAGCAAGGACGACAAGTATCCCGCGCTGTTCGCAAAGCTCTACCCAGACGGCGTGCAGCCGCAAAACGTGCGCGACGCCATCGCGACATTCGAGCGCTCGCTGACGACGCCCAACTCGCGGTTTGACAAATATCTGCGCGGCGACGACGCCGTGCTCACGACGCAGGAAAAGCACGGCTACCGTCTCTTCAAGGAATTCGGCTGCGTCTCCTGCCACCAGGGCCAAAACCTCGGCGGCAATATGTACCAGCAGTTCGGCGTCATGGCCAACTACTTCAAAGAGCGCGGAACCCCGGAAACGGACGACGACCAGGGCCGATTCACCGTGACCAAGCGCGAACAGGACCGCCACGTATTCCGCGTGCCCAGTCTGCGTAATGTCGAACTGACGGCGCCCTATTTCCACGACGGCACGGCGACGACACTGCCGCAGGCAGTCGAGATCATGGCGAAGTACCAGCTGGGACGGCCGCTCGCCCCGGAAGATCTTGTCGACATCGTCAAATTCCTTCAAACACTGAGCGGCGACCAGAAAGGGAATTAG
- a CDS encoding methyl-accepting chemotaxis protein: MNASNVKTIAGGVAVLSLLAYCFVNTRSLPVRANEQAVTDITRMKQLDSLLTEEVLELRFSLLTNYDPIVATNNQLTSVKAALPDDLKAAAGAHPSAELSQHTQTYLDTIESKQQMVEDFKSGNAILKNSLACLPKLSATLIAQLPSSDTPQARQVDELLRQTLIYHLSNSKEIKAELGPLMDKIAASRSSYPADLRGDLDLFLAHARMIVTQKEKVDGMLVGLVSAPSAQNNDDLLATYQKDYHVLQQRANFFSVLMYALCILLIGAVAQILLALRDSSQALNRSNETLEERIEERTRALSGAQSEMSGLVTHLRQVMRQVKQSADTVSNTGASLAAAAGQTGSVAGQIEQSMQQVTETAHGAAQASAEMAARSQSQRRGVEHADASIQQTAHAIESLAQSADQVASAANQATSIAQSGGKALEQTIDRMGRIQTQVEASAEAIQELGRQGKQIGAIVETIDQIAEQTNLLALNASIEAARAGEHGRGFAVVANEVRKLAERSTAATKDISELVGGIQKGVAGAVRSIEASSAEVAEGAAQSHETRTALAQILQAAELVASEVRAVSQTAGGMNATIQSALTTVADVREAAEENQVAVETLRAAASDVSSSAQFVSGLVEDQSVGLAQVASAADELNAMAHGLHELIRQFPLDNEAQTPSQEKQLLRAA; the protein is encoded by the coding sequence ATGAATGCATCGAACGTCAAGACCATCGCGGGTGGAGTCGCCGTACTTTCCCTGCTCGCGTACTGCTTCGTCAATACGCGCTCCCTTCCGGTGCGCGCCAACGAACAGGCCGTGACCGATATCACCCGCATGAAGCAGCTCGATTCGCTGCTCACCGAAGAAGTGCTGGAGCTGCGCTTCTCGCTGCTGACGAACTATGATCCGATCGTCGCGACGAACAACCAGCTAACCTCGGTCAAAGCGGCGCTGCCGGACGATCTCAAGGCGGCCGCCGGCGCCCATCCCAGCGCCGAGCTGTCACAGCACACGCAGACATATCTCGACACGATCGAAAGCAAGCAGCAAATGGTGGAGGACTTCAAGTCCGGCAACGCCATTCTCAAAAACTCGCTGGCGTGTCTGCCCAAGCTGTCGGCGACGCTGATCGCTCAGCTCCCGAGCTCCGACACCCCCCAGGCGCGTCAGGTCGATGAACTGCTGCGCCAAACGCTGATCTATCATCTCAGCAACAGCAAGGAAATCAAAGCGGAGCTTGGACCGCTGATGGACAAAATCGCGGCGTCACGCAGCAGCTATCCGGCCGATCTTCGCGGAGATCTGGATCTGTTTCTGGCGCACGCCCGGATGATCGTCACCCAAAAAGAAAAAGTCGACGGCATGCTGGTTGGACTGGTCTCCGCGCCCAGCGCCCAGAACAACGACGACCTGCTGGCGACCTATCAAAAAGACTACCATGTGCTCCAGCAGCGCGCCAACTTCTTCAGCGTCCTGATGTACGCGCTCTGTATCCTGCTGATCGGAGCAGTGGCGCAGATCCTGCTCGCGCTTCGGGACAGCAGCCAGGCGCTCAACCGGTCCAATGAAACCCTCGAAGAGCGCATCGAGGAGCGCACCCGGGCGCTCAGCGGCGCTCAGTCCGAGATGTCGGGACTTGTCACGCATCTGCGCCAGGTCATGCGGCAGGTGAAGCAGAGCGCCGATACGGTCTCCAACACCGGCGCCTCCCTCGCCGCGGCCGCCGGACAGACTGGCAGCGTCGCGGGCCAGATCGAACAGTCGATGCAGCAGGTCACGGAAACGGCGCACGGCGCCGCCCAGGCCAGTGCGGAGATGGCGGCCCGCAGCCAGTCGCAGCGGCGCGGCGTAGAGCACGCCGACGCCTCGATCCAGCAGACGGCGCACGCGATCGAATCGCTGGCGCAATCGGCCGATCAGGTCGCCTCGGCGGCGAACCAGGCGACGAGCATCGCGCAAAGCGGCGGCAAAGCGCTGGAGCAGACGATCGATCGCATGGGACGCATTCAAACGCAGGTCGAAGCCAGCGCCGAAGCGATCCAGGAGCTGGGACGACAGGGCAAGCAGATCGGCGCGATCGTCGAGACAATCGACCAGATCGCCGAGCAGACCAACTTGCTGGCGCTGAACGCCTCCATCGAAGCGGCGCGCGCCGGCGAACATGGACGCGGCTTCGCCGTAGTCGCCAATGAAGTCCGCAAGCTGGCCGAACGCTCGACCGCCGCGACAAAGGACATCAGCGAGCTGGTAGGCGGTATCCAGAAGGGCGTCGCCGGAGCGGTGCGCTCGATCGAAGCAAGCAGCGCGGAAGTCGCCGAAGGCGCCGCGCAGAGCCATGAAACCCGCACGGCCCTGGCGCAGATCCTGCAAGCGGCCGAGCTGGTCGCCAGCGAAGTGCGCGCCGTTTCCCAGACCGCCGGCGGCATGAACGCGACGATCCAAAGCGCTCTGACGACCGTCGCGGATGTCCGAGAAGCGGCGGAAGAGAATCAGGTCGCGGTGGAGACGCTGCGGGCGGCGGCGTCCGATGTCTCCTCCAGCGCTCAGTTCGTTTCCGGGCTCGTCGAAGATCAATCCGTCGGATTGGCGCAGGTCGCAAGCGCCGCCGATGAACTCAATGCAATGGCGCACGGACTGCACGAATTGATTCGTCAGTTCCCTCTGGACAACGAAGCGCAAACGCCCTCCCAGGAGAAACAGCTCCTCAGAGCCGCGTAA
- a CDS encoding YHS domain-containing protein — protein MTTIKNIAALAVCAALAAGTIVHAETLTCPVTKLSIASPKAAVGKSTYKHKTYYFCTSNCKMLFDKNPAKFAGKSH, from the coding sequence ATGACGACTATCAAGAATATCGCGGCCCTCGCCGTGTGCGCGGCGCTCGCCGCTGGGACCATTGTCCACGCCGAGACGCTCACCTGCCCCGTCACGAAGCTGAGCATTGCGTCGCCGAAGGCGGCCGTCGGCAAGAGCACGTACAAACACAAGACGTATTACTTCTGCACGTCGAACTGCAAAATGCTCTTCGACAAGAATCCCGCCAAGTTCGCGGGCAAGTCCCACTGA
- a CDS encoding substrate-binding domain-containing protein: MKWIWALTAAIVIGALGGCDSQQSAPPDGPTDISADSGKPADLTILSGSENKPLEPIIQRYAHDHNLTVRMDYAGSVDIMQQLENNTVADNAVWPANSLWNTLGDTHKLVKHSESIMRTPVVFGVKKSVAAKLGWIGKPVTVEQILQAAESGRLRYMMTSATQSNSGASAYIGYLYAFSHNPEVLTMEQLQKPELQAKIKRILGTVNRSAGSSGWLKDLFLSKYDSYDGMVNYESVIIDADKELVAAGKEPLYVIYPVDGLAIADSPLGYVDKGDAAKEKQFLDLQQYLLSQPVQQQLLAQGRRVGLVGMSLTNADKTVFNPDWGIDPKRVLSPIRFPSADVLRAALNLYQSALRKPSVTVYCLDFSGSMQGKGEEQVKSAMRLLLDQQQAKQQLLQASPQDKTTVIAFSDHILGEWSAVGNDPAALSALDAKVNALNADGGTDIYHPAMRAFDIIKQQPNLEQSFPAVILMTDGQSNQNLFTDFTQHVDPMGLKADVPVFAILFGDADKSQLQQLTDHTSGKIFDGSQNLVGAFREVKGYN, translated from the coding sequence ATGAAGTGGATTTGGGCGCTCACAGCGGCAATAGTCATCGGCGCCCTCGGTGGGTGCGATTCGCAGCAGTCGGCGCCGCCGGATGGACCAACCGACATCTCGGCGGACTCGGGAAAACCGGCGGACCTTACGATCCTTTCCGGATCGGAAAACAAGCCGCTCGAACCGATCATTCAACGCTATGCCCACGATCACAATCTGACGGTCCGCATGGATTACGCGGGATCCGTGGATATCATGCAGCAGCTGGAGAACAACACAGTCGCGGACAACGCCGTGTGGCCCGCGAATTCGCTTTGGAACACCCTCGGCGACACCCATAAGCTGGTCAAGCACTCCGAGAGCATCATGCGGACGCCGGTCGTGTTCGGAGTCAAAAAATCCGTGGCGGCCAAGCTGGGATGGATCGGCAAGCCCGTCACCGTCGAACAGATCCTCCAGGCGGCGGAGTCCGGCCGGCTGCGTTACATGATGACGTCGGCGACGCAAAGCAACTCCGGCGCTTCTGCCTATATCGGCTACCTTTACGCCTTCTCCCACAATCCCGAAGTCCTGACCATGGAGCAGCTGCAAAAACCCGAATTGCAGGCAAAAATCAAGCGGATCCTGGGGACGGTCAATCGGTCGGCGGGAAGCTCCGGATGGCTGAAGGACCTCTTTCTCTCCAAATACGACAGCTACGACGGGATGGTGAATTACGAGTCGGTGATCATCGACGCCGACAAGGAGCTTGTCGCGGCCGGCAAAGAGCCGCTTTATGTGATCTATCCCGTGGACGGCCTGGCGATCGCCGACTCGCCGCTGGGATATGTCGATAAGGGCGACGCCGCGAAGGAGAAGCAGTTTCTAGACTTGCAGCAGTACTTGCTTTCCCAGCCGGTGCAGCAGCAGCTGCTCGCGCAGGGACGGCGCGTCGGCCTGGTCGGCATGTCGCTGACCAATGCGGACAAGACCGTGTTCAATCCCGACTGGGGCATCGATCCCAAGCGTGTCCTCTCCCCCATTCGCTTCCCCAGCGCGGATGTGCTGCGCGCCGCCCTGAACCTTTATCAGAGCGCGCTGCGAAAACCATCGGTGACGGTGTACTGTCTGGATTTCTCCGGCAGCATGCAGGGGAAAGGCGAAGAGCAGGTGAAGTCCGCGATGAGGCTCCTGCTCGATCAGCAGCAGGCGAAGCAGCAATTGCTGCAAGCGTCCCCGCAGGACAAAACAACGGTGATCGCCTTCAGCGATCATATCCTGGGTGAATGGTCGGCGGTCGGCAACGATCCCGCCGCGCTGAGCGCGCTCGACGCGAAGGTCAACGCCTTGAACGCCGATGGCGGCACGGATATCTACCACCCCGCCATGCGCGCCTTCGACATCATCAAGCAGCAGCCGAACCTGGAGCAGAGCTTTCCCGCCGTGATCTTGATGACGGACGGGCAATCCAACCAGAACCTCTTCACGGACTTCACACAGCATGTCGATCCCATGGGATTGAAAGCCGATGTCCCCGTCTTCGCCATTCTCTTTGGAGACGCCGACAAGAGCCAGCTTCAGCAGCTGACGGACCACACGTCCGGGAAGATCTTTGACGGGTCGCAAAACCTGGTCGGCGCGTTCCGCGAAGTCAAAGGTTACAATTGA
- a CDS encoding DUF1559 domain-containing protein produces MTKRTIGRGFTLIELLVVIAIIAILAAILFPVFAKAREKARQISCASNLRQLGIAEVQYSSDNDSVYSGAYECTQWDAAAGGCQGGRVTYAELLWPYVKSLGVFQCPDATANDHFNDDGATDCTLNPNSCGAGKGTLDYAYNSLVSSDGNAIVDFGNAGTTAVSYGDDRAQNPEASIDQPSETILMLDGALGRDYQNNVFGNYNVWATFLTDISGNYYGVDWGGGLTTSTAPVLRHTGGGNILWYDGHVKWARNSRKVTPTYPQGGTYYWYAKKPATP; encoded by the coding sequence ATGACAAAGCGCACCATCGGCCGGGGATTTACGCTCATTGAACTCCTCGTCGTCATAGCCATTATCGCGATTCTCGCGGCAATTCTCTTCCCCGTCTTCGCCAAAGCCCGCGAAAAGGCCCGCCAGATCTCCTGCGCCTCGAATCTTCGCCAGCTTGGGATTGCGGAAGTTCAGTATTCCTCGGATAATGACAGCGTCTACAGCGGCGCTTATGAGTGCACGCAGTGGGATGCCGCGGCTGGCGGCTGTCAAGGCGGCCGTGTCACGTACGCGGAACTCCTTTGGCCCTATGTAAAATCGCTCGGCGTTTTCCAGTGCCCGGACGCAACCGCGAACGACCACTTTAATGACGACGGCGCCACGGATTGTACGTTGAATCCTAACTCTTGCGGCGCTGGCAAAGGGACGCTGGATTACGCCTACAACAGTTTGGTCAGCTCCGACGGCAACGCCATTGTTGACTTTGGCAATGCAGGAACCACGGCGGTGAGTTATGGCGACGACCGCGCCCAGAATCCCGAAGCGTCGATCGATCAGCCTTCGGAAACGATCCTGATGCTCGACGGCGCGCTTGGCCGGGATTATCAGAACAACGTGTTTGGCAATTACAACGTCTGGGCGACGTTCCTTACGGACATCAGCGGCAACTATTACGGCGTCGATTGGGGCGGCGGTCTCACGACGAGCACGGCTCCCGTTTTGCGCCATACGGGCGGCGGAAATATCCTGTGGTATGATGGGCATGTGAAGTGGGCGCGCAACAGCCGAAAGGTCACGCCGACATATCCGCAGGGCGGCACTTACTACTGGTACGCTAAGAAGCCCGCGACTCCGTAG
- a CDS encoding ADP-ribosylglycohydrolase family protein, whose amino-acid sequence MLGAIAGDVIGSVYERNNVKFQDFPLFSGHCRFTDDSVLTAAVAEVLLEGDAESHEAYVDKFHEFFHLYPDAGFGGTFFDWARSRSRLPYGSWGNGSAMRVSPIGYAFDTLDEVLAEAKISAEVTHDHSEGIKGAQAIAAAVFLARHGESKASIKTEISQRFSYDLRPTLDEIRPSYRFYVSCQGSVPQAITAFLESENFEDAVRKAISLGGDSDTLACMAGAIAEAFYGGVPDPIAERTIKHLDTRLRATVEEFATVYGNDVL is encoded by the coding sequence ATGCTGGGAGCGATTGCCGGCGACGTCATCGGATCGGTGTACGAGCGCAATAACGTCAAGTTTCAGGACTTTCCCCTGTTCAGCGGCCACTGCCGCTTCACCGACGATTCCGTGCTGACGGCGGCGGTCGCGGAAGTGCTGCTGGAGGGAGATGCGGAAAGCCACGAAGCTTATGTGGACAAGTTCCACGAGTTTTTCCATCTCTACCCGGACGCCGGTTTCGGCGGAACCTTCTTCGACTGGGCGCGCTCGCGCAGCCGCCTGCCCTACGGAAGCTGGGGCAACGGCTCCGCCATGCGCGTCAGCCCCATCGGCTACGCGTTCGACACGCTGGACGAGGTTCTGGCCGAAGCCAAGATCAGCGCCGAGGTGACGCACGACCACTCCGAGGGGATCAAAGGCGCGCAGGCCATCGCCGCCGCCGTCTTCCTCGCCCGTCACGGCGAAAGCAAAGCGTCGATCAAAACCGAGATTTCACAGCGCTTCTCCTACGATCTGCGCCCTACCCTGGACGAAATCCGTCCCTCCTACCGATTCTACGTGTCCTGCCAGGGCTCCGTCCCCCAAGCCATCACCGCATTCCTCGAATCGGAGAATTTTGAAGACGCCGTGCGCAAAGCCATCTCCCTCGGCGGCGACAGCGACACCCTCGCCTGTATGGCCGGCGCCATCGCCGAAGCCTTTTACGGGGGCGTCCCTGACCCCATCGCCGAGCGGACCATCAAACACCTCGACACGCGACTGCGGGCGACGGTGGAAGAGTTTGCAACAGTGTATGGAAACGACGTGTTATGA